The following proteins are encoded in a genomic region of Mycolicibacterium rutilum:
- a CDS encoding cysteine synthase, producing MARYDSLLRALGDTPLVGLQRLSPRWEDSTDAPHVRLWAKLEDRNPTGSIKDRPALRMIEEAERQGLLQPGATILEPTSGNTGISLAMAALLKGYQMICVMPENTSIERRQLLELYGARIIYSPAEGGSNTAVAHAKELALQNPSWVMLYQYGNEANSLSHYESTGPELLADLPEITHFVAGLGTTGTLMGTGRFLRERKPDVKIVAAEPRYGEGVYALRNIDEGFIPELYDPEVLTTRYSVGSYDAVRRTRDLVQVEGIFAGISTGAVLHAALGMAAKAVKDGEQADIAFVVADAGWKYLSTGAYAGSLDDAEDALEGQLWA from the coding sequence TTGGCGCGCTACGACTCGCTGCTGCGCGCGCTGGGCGACACCCCGCTGGTCGGGCTGCAGCGGTTGTCGCCGCGATGGGAGGACAGCACCGACGCCCCCCACGTGCGGCTGTGGGCCAAGCTCGAGGACCGCAATCCGACCGGCTCCATCAAGGACCGGCCCGCACTGCGGATGATCGAAGAGGCCGAGCGCCAGGGACTGCTGCAGCCGGGCGCGACGATCCTGGAGCCGACGAGTGGCAACACCGGCATCTCGCTGGCGATGGCGGCCCTGCTCAAGGGCTACCAGATGATCTGCGTGATGCCGGAGAACACCTCGATCGAGCGCAGGCAGCTGCTCGAACTCTACGGGGCCCGCATCATCTACTCGCCGGCCGAAGGCGGCTCGAACACCGCGGTCGCGCACGCGAAAGAGCTTGCGCTGCAGAACCCGTCGTGGGTGATGCTCTACCAGTACGGCAACGAGGCGAACTCGCTGTCGCACTACGAGAGCACCGGTCCCGAACTGCTGGCCGATCTGCCCGAGATCACGCACTTCGTCGCGGGCCTGGGCACCACCGGCACCCTGATGGGCACGGGACGCTTTCTGCGCGAACGCAAACCGGACGTGAAGATCGTCGCCGCCGAACCCCGTTACGGCGAAGGGGTGTACGCGCTGCGCAACATCGACGAAGGGTTCATCCCCGAGCTGTACGACCCCGAGGTGCTCACGACGCGGTACTCCGTCGGGTCCTACGACGCGGTGCGGCGCACCCGTGACCTGGTGCAGGTCGAGGGGATCTTCGCCGGTATCTCCACCGGCGCCGTGCTGCACGCGGCGCTGGGCATGGCCGCCAAGGCGGTCAAGGACGGCGAGCAGGCCGACATCGCCTTCGTCGTCGCCGACGCCGGGTGGAAGTATCTGTCGACCGGCGCGTACGCCGGTAGCCTGGATGACGCTGAAGACGCGTTGGAAGGTCAACTATGGGCGTGA
- a CDS encoding MoaD/ThiS family protein, translating into MAITVSIPTILRTHTGGEKRVTATGETLAAVISDLEANYSGISDRLMDKDNPGKLNRFVNIYVNDEDVRFSGGLDTTVSDGDSVTILPAVAGG; encoded by the coding sequence ATGGCAATCACCGTGTCGATCCCGACCATCCTGCGCACCCACACCGGCGGCGAGAAGCGCGTCACCGCGACCGGCGAAACCCTCGCGGCGGTCATCAGCGACCTGGAGGCCAACTACTCCGGCATCTCGGACCGTCTGATGGACAAGGACAACCCGGGCAAGCTGAACCGGTTCGTCAACATCTACGTCAACGACGAGGACGTGCGGTTCTCCGGCGGGCTGGACACCACGGTGTCCGACGGTGACTCGGTGACCATCCTGCCCGCCGTCGCGGGAGGCTGA
- the map gene encoding type I methionyl aminopeptidase: MLELKTRSEVEAMRNTGAFIAEVLDDLQARARVGTNLLELEQRARQMIDERGAESCYWDYAPSFGRGPFRNVICLSVNDAVLHGLPHDYALRDGDLLSMDMAVSIDGWVADSARSFIVGTPRAEDQRIIEATERALAAGIAAARPGGRLGDISAAIGAVAADYGYPVNTEFGGHGLGRTMHEDPHVPNLGRAGRGLKLQPGLTLALEPWFAQGTDKIVYDADGWTIRSADGSRTAHSEHTIAITDGDALVLTRRAA; this comes from the coding sequence ATGCTGGAGTTGAAGACGCGCTCGGAAGTCGAGGCGATGCGGAACACCGGCGCGTTCATCGCCGAGGTGCTCGACGACCTGCAGGCCCGCGCCCGGGTGGGCACCAACCTGCTCGAGCTCGAACAGCGCGCCCGGCAGATGATCGACGAGCGCGGCGCGGAATCGTGCTACTGGGACTACGCCCCGTCGTTCGGCCGCGGCCCGTTCCGCAACGTCATCTGCCTGTCGGTCAACGACGCGGTGCTGCACGGCCTGCCGCACGACTACGCGCTGCGCGACGGTGACCTGCTGAGCATGGACATGGCGGTCTCGATCGACGGATGGGTGGCCGATTCGGCACGCAGCTTCATCGTCGGCACGCCGCGCGCCGAGGACCAACGGATCATCGAGGCCACCGAACGCGCCTTGGCCGCCGGCATCGCCGCCGCGCGGCCCGGCGGCCGGCTCGGCGACATCTCGGCGGCGATCGGTGCGGTCGCCGCGGACTACGGCTACCCGGTCAACACCGAGTTCGGCGGGCACGGGCTCGGCCGCACGATGCACGAGGACCCGCACGTCCCCAACCTCGGCCGTGCCGGGCGCGGCCTGAAGCTGCAGCCCGGTCTGACGCTCGCGCTCGAGCCGTGGTTCGCTCAGGGCACCGACAAGATCGTCTACGACGCCGACGGCTGGACGATCCGCTCGGCCGACGGATCGCGCACCGCGCACAGCGAGCACACCATCGCGATCACCGACGGTGACGCGCTGGTGCTGACGCGTCGCGCGGCATGA
- a CDS encoding cyclic nucleotide-degrading phosphodiesterase: MGVRITVLGCSGSVVGPDSPASGYLVSAPDTPPLVLDFGGGVLGALQRHADPNEVHVLLSHLHADHCLDLPGLFVWRRYHPSPAQQRGVMYGPANTWARLGAASSPEGGEIDDFSDIFEIRHWVDGETVTIGSLTVTPKLVCHPTESYGMRITDPDGATLVYSGDTGYCDQLIDLARGADVFLCEASWTHSPERPPKLHLSGTEAGRAAAEAGVGELLLTHIPPWTSREDVISEAKAEFDGPVHAVVCNETFEVTRAA, translated from the coding sequence GTGGGCGTGCGAATCACCGTGCTCGGTTGCTCCGGCAGTGTTGTCGGGCCTGATTCGCCGGCGTCCGGATATCTCGTGTCGGCCCCCGACACCCCGCCGTTGGTGCTCGATTTCGGCGGTGGTGTGCTCGGCGCGCTGCAGCGCCACGCCGACCCCAACGAGGTCCACGTCCTGCTGTCGCATCTGCACGCCGACCACTGCCTCGATCTGCCCGGTCTGTTCGTGTGGCGGCGCTACCACCCGTCGCCGGCCCAGCAGCGCGGCGTGATGTACGGCCCGGCGAACACCTGGGCACGGCTGGGGGCGGCGTCCTCACCCGAGGGCGGCGAGATCGACGACTTCTCCGACATCTTCGAGATCCGCCACTGGGTCGACGGTGAGACCGTCACGATCGGCTCGCTGACCGTGACGCCCAAGCTTGTTTGCCACCCGACCGAGTCCTACGGCATGCGGATCACCGATCCCGACGGCGCCACGCTGGTCTACAGCGGCGACACCGGATACTGCGATCAGCTGATCGACCTGGCCCGCGGGGCGGACGTCTTCCTGTGCGAGGCGTCGTGGACGCATTCACCGGAGCGGCCGCCGAAGCTGCACCTGTCCGGCACCGAGGCCGGACGCGCGGCCGCCGAGGCCGGCGTCGGGGAACTGCTGTTGACCCACATCCCGCCGTGGACGTCGCGCGAGGACGTCATCAGCGAGGCCAAGGCCGAGTTCGACGGGCCCGTGCACGCCGTGGTGTGCAACGAGACGTTCGAGGTCACGCGGGCCGCGTAA
- a CDS encoding DUF3817 domain-containing protein → MTEPSITSGETIRKALTGYRALAWTTGIWLIALCYEMVMKYVYHVEGLNWIAVVHGWVYFVYLLFTANLAVKVRWPIGKTVGVLLAGTIPLVGIIVEQVQTKEIKERFGL, encoded by the coding sequence ATGACCGAACCGTCGATCACCTCCGGCGAAACCATCCGCAAGGCGCTCACCGGCTACCGCGCACTCGCGTGGACGACAGGCATCTGGCTGATCGCCCTGTGCTACGAGATGGTGATGAAGTACGTCTACCACGTGGAGGGCCTGAACTGGATCGCGGTGGTGCACGGCTGGGTGTACTTCGTCTATCTGCTGTTCACCGCCAACCTCGCGGTCAAGGTGCGGTGGCCGATCGGCAAGACGGTCGGCGTCCTGCTGGCCGGCACGATCCCACTCGTCGGCATCATCGTCGAGCAGGTGCAGACGAAGGAGATCAAGGAGCGCTTCGGTCTGTAG
- a CDS encoding helix-turn-helix domain-containing protein translates to MVRSPLTPQQRAVGKRLGAYLREARGERKPTEVAHAASISPETLRKIETGRLATPAFTTVAALAAVLEIPLDELARLCLPELDLQDTG, encoded by the coding sequence ATGGTGCGATCACCCCTGACCCCGCAGCAGCGTGCGGTGGGCAAACGCCTGGGCGCTTACCTGCGAGAGGCCCGGGGTGAGCGCAAGCCGACCGAGGTCGCCCATGCCGCGTCGATCTCGCCGGAGACCCTGCGCAAGATCGAGACCGGGCGCCTGGCGACCCCGGCGTTCACGACCGTGGCCGCGTTGGCCGCGGTGCTGGAGATCCCGCTCGACGAGCTGGCCCGGCTGTGCCTCCCGGAGCTGGATCTTCAGGACACCGGTTAG
- a CDS encoding SRPBCC family protein produces the protein MTRWYPLEPADADFLASAPHVFRYEKRYAATPEQVWESLTSDESLAAWGPSLKSVTWTSPRPFGVGTTRDVVAPGGATMRERYFRWDDGRNHSFYVYESTLPVFKRFAEDYIVEPDGDHTRFTWVVAIEPKNPLALPVKVLAPLLKAGFGRIPSSGVGYFAKH, from the coding sequence ATGACGCGCTGGTATCCGCTCGAACCGGCCGACGCTGACTTTCTCGCCTCGGCCCCCCACGTCTTCCGGTACGAGAAGCGCTACGCCGCGACCCCGGAGCAGGTATGGGAGTCGCTGACCTCAGACGAATCGCTGGCGGCCTGGGGACCGTCGCTCAAGAGCGTCACGTGGACGTCGCCGCGTCCCTTCGGCGTCGGCACGACCCGCGACGTGGTGGCGCCGGGCGGGGCGACGATGCGCGAACGCTATTTTCGCTGGGACGACGGCCGCAATCATTCCTTCTACGTCTACGAGTCGACGCTGCCGGTGTTCAAGCGCTTCGCCGAGGACTACATCGTCGAACCCGACGGCGACCACACCCGGTTCACCTGGGTGGTGGCGATCGAGCCCAAAAACCCGCTGGCGCTTCCGGTGAAGGTCCTGGCGCCGCTGCTGAAGGCCGGGTTCGGGCGGATCCCGAGCAGCGGCGTCGGCTACTTCGCGAAGCACTGA
- a CDS encoding rhomboid family intramembrane serine protease, with protein sequence MGVSGPGYAPASQPNKRPAWMVGGLTVLSFVVLLWVIELFDSLSNHRLDDSGIRPLETDGLWGILFAPLLHSNWDHLIANTVPALVLGFLMTLAGMSRFIYATAIVWLLGGLGTWLIGNVGMHCPYVGVRCEANHIGASGLIFGWLAFLIVFGFFTRKAWEIVVGVIVLLVYGSVLLGVLPGTPGVSWQGHLSGAVAGVIAAYLLSGPERKARERRKSGAANPYLTT encoded by the coding sequence ATGGGCGTGAGCGGTCCGGGCTATGCCCCCGCATCGCAGCCGAACAAGCGGCCCGCGTGGATGGTCGGCGGGCTGACCGTCCTGAGTTTCGTCGTCCTGCTGTGGGTCATCGAACTGTTCGACTCGCTGTCGAACCACCGGCTCGACGACAGCGGTATCCGCCCGTTGGAGACCGACGGGCTGTGGGGGATCCTGTTCGCCCCGCTGCTGCACTCGAACTGGGACCACCTGATCGCCAACACGGTGCCCGCGCTGGTGCTCGGTTTCCTGATGACGCTGGCCGGCATGTCGCGGTTCATCTACGCGACCGCGATTGTCTGGCTGCTCGGCGGGTTGGGCACCTGGCTGATCGGCAACGTGGGCATGCACTGCCCGTATGTCGGTGTGCGGTGCGAGGCCAACCACATCGGCGCGTCCGGCCTGATCTTCGGGTGGCTGGCGTTCCTGATCGTGTTCGGGTTCTTCACGCGCAAGGCGTGGGAGATCGTCGTCGGGGTGATCGTGCTGCTGGTCTACGGCAGCGTGCTGCTCGGCGTGCTGCCCGGCACGCCGGGGGTGTCGTGGCAGGGCCATCTCAGCGGCGCGGTCGCGGGTGTGATCGCGGCGTACCTGCTGTCGGGGCCGGAACGCAAAGCGCGCGAACGACGCAAGAGCGGGGCGGCCAACCCGTACCTGACGACGTGA
- the rdgB gene encoding RdgB/HAM1 family non-canonical purine NTP pyrophosphatase has translation MTRVLVASRNPKKLAELRRVLDAAGLSGLTLVSLDDVPAFDEAPETGATFEDNALAKARDAHAATGLPAVADDSGLELDALNGMPGVLSARWCGQHGHDAANTTLLLAQLADVPDERRGAAFVSACALVHDTAAIVVRGEWPGSIAREPRGDGGFGYDPVFVPAGSSRTAAELSPQEKDAASHRGRALAALLPALQELAARA, from the coding sequence ATGACCCGGGTGCTGGTGGCCAGCCGAAACCCGAAGAAGCTGGCCGAATTACGCCGGGTGCTCGACGCCGCGGGTCTCTCCGGACTGACGCTGGTTTCGCTCGACGACGTGCCTGCGTTCGACGAGGCGCCCGAAACGGGGGCCACGTTCGAGGACAACGCGCTCGCCAAGGCGCGCGACGCGCACGCCGCCACCGGGCTGCCCGCGGTCGCCGACGACTCCGGACTCGAGTTGGACGCGCTCAACGGGATGCCGGGCGTGCTGTCGGCGCGGTGGTGCGGCCAGCACGGGCACGACGCCGCCAACACCACGCTGCTGCTGGCGCAGCTGGCCGACGTGCCCGACGAGCGACGGGGCGCGGCGTTCGTGTCGGCGTGCGCTTTGGTGCACGACACGGCCGCGATCGTCGTGCGGGGGGAGTGGCCCGGCAGCATCGCCCGCGAACCGCGCGGCGACGGCGGGTTCGGCTACGACCCGGTGTTCGTGCCCGCCGGGTCGTCGCGCACCGCCGCCGAGCTCAGCCCGCAGGAGAAGGACGCGGCGTCGCACCGGGGCCGGGCGCTGGCCGCGCTGCTGCCCGCGCTGCAGGAGCTGGCCGCGCGCGCGTGA
- the rph gene encoding ribonuclease PH gives MSAREDGRSDDELRPVRITRGFTTHPAGSVLVEFGQTRVMCTASVNEGVPRWRKGSGQGWLTAEYAMLPAATHERSDRESVKGRVGGRTQEISRLVGRSLRACIDLGALGENTIAIDCDVLQADGGTRTAAITGAYVALADAVTYLAAAGKLSDPRPLSCAIAAVSVGVVDGRIRVDLPYTEDSRAEVDMNVVATDTGTLVEIQGTGEGATFPRSTLDKMLDAAMAACEQIFEIQRTALELPYPGVLPEPATPPKKAFGS, from the coding sequence GTGTCCGCAAGAGAAGACGGTCGCTCCGACGACGAACTGAGGCCGGTCCGCATCACCCGCGGATTCACCACGCACCCGGCAGGGTCGGTGCTGGTGGAGTTCGGCCAGACCCGTGTCATGTGCACGGCCAGCGTCAACGAGGGCGTGCCGCGCTGGCGCAAGGGTTCGGGGCAGGGCTGGCTGACCGCGGAGTACGCGATGTTGCCGGCCGCCACCCACGAGCGCTCCGATCGCGAGTCGGTCAAGGGCCGCGTCGGCGGCCGCACGCAGGAGATCAGCCGGCTGGTCGGCCGCTCTCTGCGGGCGTGTATCGACCTCGGCGCGCTGGGGGAGAACACGATCGCGATCGACTGCGATGTCCTGCAGGCCGACGGCGGAACACGCACGGCCGCGATCACCGGCGCCTACGTGGCGCTCGCCGACGCGGTGACCTACCTCGCCGCGGCGGGCAAGCTGTCCGATCCGCGGCCGTTGTCGTGTGCGATCGCGGCGGTGAGCGTCGGCGTCGTCGACGGCCGCATCCGCGTCGACCTGCCCTATACCGAGGACTCGCGAGCCGAGGTCGACATGAACGTCGTCGCCACCGACACCGGCACGCTCGTCGAGATCCAGGGCACCGGCGAAGGCGCGACATTCCCGCGTTCGACGCTGGACAAGATGCTCGACGCCGCGATGGCGGCCTGCGAGCAGATCTTCGAAATCCAACGCACCGCACTGGAATTGCCGTATCCGGGTGTGCTGCCCGAACCGGCTACCCCGCCGAAGAAGGCGTTCGGCAGCTAA
- a CDS encoding P1 family peptidase, whose amino-acid sequence MSSITDVAGIRVGQHHRLDADVTLGSGWASGTTVVLTPPGTVGAVDGRGGAPGTRETDLLDPANSVQHVDAVMLTGGSAFGLAAADGVMRFLEEQGRGVALDGGVVPIVPSAVIFDLPVGGWQCRPTAEFGYAAAASAGTDVALGTVGAGTGARAGVLKGGVGTASVQLDSGVTVGALVIVNSAGEIADTATGLPWSADQIAEFGLTRPPADQIAAFAGRHLEYSPLNTTIAVVATDAALSAAGCKRVAVAAHDGLARTIRPCHTPIDGDTVFALATGAVEVPPEPTTPASMSPEVPLITQVGAAAADCLARAVLVGVLAAESVAGIPTYRDLLPGAFE is encoded by the coding sequence ATGAGCTCCATCACCGACGTGGCCGGCATCCGCGTCGGACAGCACCACCGACTCGACGCCGACGTCACGCTCGGGTCGGGCTGGGCCAGCGGCACCACCGTCGTCCTGACGCCGCCCGGCACCGTCGGCGCCGTCGACGGCAGGGGAGGGGCGCCGGGCACCCGCGAGACCGATCTGCTCGACCCCGCCAACTCGGTGCAGCACGTCGACGCGGTGATGCTGACCGGCGGCAGCGCCTTCGGGCTGGCCGCCGCCGACGGAGTCATGCGCTTCCTCGAGGAACAGGGCCGCGGGGTGGCGCTGGACGGCGGGGTGGTGCCCATCGTGCCGTCGGCGGTCATCTTCGACCTGCCGGTCGGCGGTTGGCAGTGCCGGCCGACCGCGGAGTTCGGCTACGCCGCCGCTGCGAGCGCGGGCACCGACGTGGCCCTCGGCACCGTCGGTGCCGGCACCGGCGCGCGGGCCGGTGTGCTCAAGGGCGGGGTCGGGACCGCGTCGGTGCAGCTGGATTCCGGCGTCACGGTCGGCGCGCTGGTGATCGTCAACTCGGCCGGTGAGATCGCCGACACCGCGACCGGCCTGCCGTGGTCGGCCGATCAGATCGCGGAGTTCGGTCTGACGCGCCCGCCTGCCGATCAGATCGCCGCGTTCGCCGGCCGGCACCTCGAGTACAGCCCGCTCAACACCACGATCGCCGTCGTGGCCACCGACGCCGCGCTGAGCGCCGCCGGCTGCAAACGGGTCGCCGTGGCCGCCCACGACGGGTTGGCGCGCACCATCCGGCCCTGCCACACGCCGATCGACGGCGACACCGTGTTCGCGCTGGCCACCGGCGCGGTCGAGGTGCCGCCGGAGCCGACCACGCCGGCGTCGATGTCGCCGGAGGTGCCGCTGATCACGCAGGTCGGCGCGGCCGCGGCGGACTGCCTGGCCCGCGCGGTGTTGGTCGGGGTGCTGGCCGCCGAGTCGGTGGCAGGAATACCGACGTACCGGGACCTGTTGCCCGGAGCGTTCGAGTAA
- a CDS encoding Mov34/MPN/PAD-1 family protein, translating into MLVIRADLVEAMVAHARADHPDEACGVIAGPEGSDRPERFIAMTNAERSPTFYRFDSGEQLKVWRSMDDADEVPVVIYHSHTATEAYPSRTDISLAQEPDAHYVLVSTRDPDEHELQSYRIVDGVVTEEPVKIVEQY; encoded by the coding sequence GTGTTGGTCATCCGGGCGGATCTGGTCGAGGCGATGGTCGCGCACGCACGCGCCGACCATCCCGACGAGGCGTGCGGGGTGATCGCCGGGCCGGAGGGCTCCGACCGTCCCGAGCGCTTCATCGCGATGACCAACGCCGAGCGGTCGCCGACCTTCTACCGGTTCGACTCCGGCGAGCAACTGAAGGTGTGGCGGTCGATGGACGACGCCGACGAGGTGCCCGTCGTCATCTACCACTCGCACACCGCGACCGAGGCCTACCCCAGCCGCACCGACATTTCCCTGGCCCAAGAACCCGACGCCCACTACGTGCTGGTGTCGACCCGCGACCCCGACGAACACGAACTGCAGAGCTACCGCATCGTCGACGGCGTCGTCACCGAGGAACCCGTCAAGATCGTCGAGCAGTACTAG
- a CDS encoding WhiB family transcriptional regulator translates to MAPDEAPLGACIQDPDRWMTRADEGAKELCRACPRRWMCAQDACQTPGAVGLWAGIFIPSTGRARQFALRQLQSLAERNGFSVRHVS, encoded by the coding sequence ATGGCGCCCGACGAGGCCCCGCTCGGAGCCTGCATCCAGGACCCGGACCGGTGGATGACGCGCGCCGACGAAGGCGCCAAGGAGCTGTGCCGCGCGTGCCCGCGCCGGTGGATGTGCGCGCAGGACGCCTGCCAGACTCCGGGCGCCGTCGGGTTGTGGGCCGGCATCTTCATCCCGAGCACCGGCAGGGCCCGGCAGTTCGCGCTGCGCCAACTCCAGTCGCTGGCCGAGCGCAACGGTTTCTCCGTGCGTCATGTGAGCTGA
- a CDS encoding MFS transporter, with protein MRRPSTAPEPTRTRHPAVLVAVLAAAGISVSLMQTLMIPLIPELPSLLGTSAANASWTITATLLMAAVATPVFGRLGDLYGPKPILIACAALLTLGSLLAATTSALLPLIVGRALQGFGMPIIPLGISVLRAAVPPEKVGAAMGLMSSSLGVGGAMGLPLSAVIAQNFDWHMLFWVSAGLGAGALVMFASLVPHIPASSSDRLDPLGALGLAAGLAALLLAITKGSGWGWTSAVTLGLFAASAVIFVLFGFWQLRVPSPTVDLRTTMRRPVLTTNAASIAVGFSLFAMSLIAPQILELPIATGYGLGQSLLTTGLWMAPGGLAMMLASPMAARIAAARGPRFTLIVGSVTVAGGYLAGLWLMNSAWQLCVFNVVVSIGVGFAFSSLPALINAAVPVSETAAANGINALARSLGTSISSAVIGAVLAAMTITVAGHEVPSLAGLRAALVIAASAAAVAALIALAIPKSGAPAETAADLALATDRSAP; from the coding sequence GTGCGTCGCCCCTCCACCGCTCCCGAGCCGACGCGCACCCGGCACCCCGCCGTCCTGGTCGCGGTGCTGGCCGCCGCGGGGATCAGCGTCTCGCTGATGCAGACCTTGATGATCCCGCTGATTCCCGAACTGCCGTCGCTGCTGGGAACCAGCGCGGCCAACGCCTCGTGGACGATCACCGCGACCCTGCTGATGGCCGCGGTCGCCACACCGGTGTTCGGCCGCCTGGGTGACCTGTACGGTCCCAAGCCGATCCTGATCGCGTGCGCGGCACTGCTGACGCTGGGATCGCTGCTGGCGGCCACGACGAGCGCCTTGCTGCCGCTCATCGTCGGCCGGGCCCTGCAAGGTTTCGGGATGCCGATCATCCCGCTCGGGATCAGCGTGTTGCGCGCCGCCGTCCCGCCGGAAAAAGTCGGCGCTGCAATGGGTTTGATGAGTTCGTCGCTCGGTGTGGGTGGGGCGATGGGGCTGCCGCTGTCGGCGGTCATCGCGCAGAACTTCGACTGGCACATGCTGTTCTGGGTGTCGGCGGGTCTGGGTGCCGGGGCGTTGGTGATGTTCGCGTCGCTGGTACCGCACATCCCGGCCAGTTCCTCGGACCGGCTGGACCCGCTCGGGGCTCTGGGACTGGCGGCCGGGCTGGCGGCGCTGCTGCTGGCCATCACCAAGGGTTCGGGCTGGGGCTGGACGAGCGCGGTCACGCTCGGGCTGTTCGCGGCGTCGGCCGTGATCTTCGTGCTGTTCGGGTTCTGGCAGCTGCGCGTGCCGTCCCCGACCGTCGACCTGCGCACGACGATGCGCCGGCCGGTGCTGACGACCAACGCGGCCTCGATCGCCGTGGGGTTCTCGCTGTTCGCGATGTCGCTGATCGCGCCGCAGATCCTGGAACTGCCGATCGCGACCGGATACGGCCTCGGCCAGTCGCTGCTCACCACCGGGCTGTGGATGGCGCCCGGCGGACTGGCCATGATGCTCGCGTCGCCGATGGCCGCGCGGATCGCGGCGGCGCGCGGGCCGCGCTTCACGCTCATCGTGGGATCTGTGACCGTCGCGGGCGGCTACCTGGCGGGCCTGTGGCTGATGAACAGCGCGTGGCAGCTGTGCGTGTTCAACGTCGTGGTCAGCATCGGCGTCGGGTTCGCGTTCTCGTCGCTGCCTGCGCTGATCAACGCCGCAGTGCCGGTGTCGGAGACGGCGGCGGCCAACGGCATCAACGCGCTCGCGCGGTCACTGGGTACGTCGATCTCCAGCGCGGTGATCGGCGCGGTGCTGGCGGCGATGACGATCACCGTCGCCGGTCACGAGGTGCCGTCACTGGCGGGCCTGCGGGCAGCGCTGGTGATCGCCGCGAGCGCGGCCGCCGTCGCCGCGCTCATCGCGCTGGCCATCCCGAAATCGGGCGCGCCGGCCGAGACCGCGGCCGACCTCGCGCTGGCTACAGACCGAAGCGCTCCTTGA
- the murI gene encoding glutamate racemase yields the protein MTSPEAPVGIFDSGVGGLTVARAIIDQLPDENIVYVGDTGNGPYGPLTIPEIRAHALAIGDDLVSRGVKALVIACNTASSACLRDARERYSPVPVVEVILPAVRRAVATTRTGRIGVIGTSATIASGAYQDAFAAARDTEVIGVACPRFVDFVERGVTSGRQVLGLAEGYLEPLQRAEVDTVVLGCTHYPMLSGLIQLALGENVTLVSSAEETAKDLLRVLTELDLLRPHGGAPAQRVFEATGDPEAFTALAARFLGPTLDGVRPVQHHSGAAR from the coding sequence GTGACGTCGCCGGAGGCCCCGGTCGGGATCTTCGATTCCGGCGTCGGCGGGTTGACCGTCGCCCGCGCGATCATCGACCAACTGCCCGACGAGAACATCGTCTACGTCGGGGACACCGGCAACGGCCCGTACGGTCCGCTGACCATCCCCGAGATCCGCGCGCACGCGCTGGCGATTGGTGACGATCTGGTCAGCCGGGGCGTGAAAGCGCTTGTGATCGCGTGCAATACGGCGTCGTCGGCGTGCCTGCGCGATGCGCGCGAACGGTACTCGCCGGTGCCCGTCGTCGAGGTGATCCTGCCCGCGGTGCGCCGCGCGGTGGCGACCACCCGCACCGGGCGCATCGGCGTCATCGGCACCTCGGCGACCATCGCGTCGGGCGCCTACCAGGACGCGTTCGCCGCGGCGCGTGACACCGAGGTCATCGGCGTGGCCTGCCCCCGGTTCGTCGACTTCGTCGAACGCGGAGTGACCAGCGGGCGCCAGGTGCTCGGGTTGGCCGAGGGCTACCTCGAACCGCTGCAGCGCGCCGAGGTCGACACCGTGGTGCTGGGCTGCACCCACTACCCGATGCTGTCGGGGCTGATCCAGTTGGCGCTGGGGGAGAACGTGACGTTGGTGTCCAGCGCCGAGGAGACCGCCAAGGATCTCCTGCGTGTGCTGACCGAATTGGATTTGCTGCGACCCCACGGCGGTGCGCCCGCTCAGCGCGTGTTCGAGGCGACCGGCGACCCCGAGGCGTTTACCGCGCTCGCCGCGCGCTTCCTCGGCCCCACGCTCGACGGCGTCCGCCCTGTTCAACATCACTCCGGCGCCGCAAGATGA